A single genomic interval of Corylus avellana chromosome ca10, CavTom2PMs-1.0 harbors:
- the LOC132164665 gene encoding elongation factor 1-alpha: MGKEKVHINIVVIGHVDSGKSTTTGHLIYKLGGIDKRVIERFEKEAAEMNKRSFKYAWVLDKLKAERERGITIDIALWKFETTKYYCTVIDAPGHRDFIKNMITGTSQADCAVLIIDSTTGGFEAGISKDGQTREHALLAFTLGVKQMICCCNKMDATTPKYSKARYEEIVKEVSSYLKKVGYNPDKIPFVPISGFEGDNMIERSTNLDWYKGPTLLDALDLISEPKRPTDKPLRLPLQDVYKIGGIGTVPVGRVETGIIKPGMVVTFGPTGLTTEVKSVEMHHEALLEALPGDNVGFNVKNVAVKDLKRGFVASNSKDDPAKEAANFTSQVIIMNHPGQIGNGYAPVLDCHTCHIAVKFAEIVTKIDRRSGKELEKEPKFLKNGDAGFVKMIPTKPMVVETFSDYPPLGRFAVRDMRQTVAVGVIKSVEKKDPSGAKLTKSAVKKK; the protein is encoded by the exons ATGGGTAAGGAGAAGGTTCACATCAACATTGTGGTCATTGGCCATGTCGACTCTGGAAAGTCGACCACCACTGGGCACTTGATCTACAAGCTTGGGGGTATTGACAAGCGTGTCATTGAGAGGTTTGAGAAGGAGGCTGCTGAGATGAACAAGAGGTCATTCAAGTATGCCTGGGTGTTGGACAAGCTCAAGGCTGAGCGTGAGCGTGGTATTACCATTGATATTGCCTTGTGGAAGTTCGAAACCACCAAGTATTACTGCACTGTCATTGATGCTCCCGGACATCGTGACTTTATTAAGAACATGATCACCGGTACCTCACAGGCTGACTGTGCTGTCCTCATTATTGACTCCACAACCGGAGGTTTTGAAGCTGGTATTTCCAAGGATGGTCAGACCCGTGAGCATGCCTTGCTTGCCTTTACTCTCGGTGTCAAGCAGATGATTTGCTGCTGCAACAAG ATGGATGCCACAACCCCAAAATACTCGAAGGCAAGGTATGAGGAAATCGTTAAGGAAGTCTCATCCTACCTGAAGAAGGTTGGGTACAACCCTGACAAAATCCCCTTTGTCCCAATCTCTGGTTTTGAGGGTGACAACATGATTGAGAGGTCAACCAACCTGGACTGGTACAAGGGCCCCACCCTCCTTGATGCTCTTGACTTGATATCGGAGCCCAAGAGGCCCACAGACAAGCCCCTACGTCTCCCTCTCCAGGATGTCTACAAGATTGGCGGTATTGGAACTGTCCCGGTCGGACGTGTTGAGACTGGTATAATCAAGCCTGGTATGGTTGTGACCTTTGGGCCTACTGGACTGACAACCGAAGTCAAGTCCGTTGAGATGCACCATGAGGCCCTCCTGGAGGCCCTTCCCGGTGACAACGTTGGCTTCAATGTGAAGAATGTTGCTGTCAAGGATCTGAAGCGTGGTTTTGTTGCTTCTAACTCCAAGGATGATCCTGCCAAGGAGGCTGCTAACTTCACCTCCCAGGTCATCATCATGAACCATCCTGGTCAGATTGGTAACGGTTATGCTCCAGTGCTTGACTGCCACACCTGCCACATTGCCGTGAAGTTTGCTGAGATTGTGACCAAGATTGACAGGCGATCTGGTAAGGAGCTCGAGAAGGAGCCCAAGTTTTTGAAGAATGGTGATGCAGGGTTCGTGAAGATGATTCCCACCAAGCCCATGGTTGTTGAGACTTTCTCTGATTACCCGCCACTTGGTCGTTTTGCCGTGAGGGACATGCGCCAGACTGTCGCTGTTGGTGTCATCAAGAGTGTTGAGAAGAAGGATCCCTCTGGTGCCAAGCTTACCAAGTCTGCAGTAAAGAAGAagtga
- the LOC132163665 gene encoding protein disulfide isomerase-like 5-1: MKASPRSLTLLSFLLLLLLRLSIHTRAEVITLTVDTFSDKVKEKDTAWFVKFCVPWCKHCKNLGTLWEDLGRVMEGEDEIEIGEVDCAVSKPVCTKVDIHSYPKFKVFYDGEEVAKYQGPRDVESLKNFVLEEAEKAAAKAHLGIDKEL; this comes from the exons ATGAAAGCGAGCCCTCGTTCTCTCACTCTCCTATcatttctccttctccttcttctgcgTCTATCAATTCACACCAGAGCCGAAGTCATAACCCTAACTGTCGACACCTTCTCCGACAAG gtGAAGGAGAAAGACACGGCGTGGTTTGTGAAATTCTGTGTTCCGTGGTGTAAGCATTG TAAGAACTTGGGGACATTGTGGGAGGACCTTGGGAGGGTAATGGAGGGAGAGGATGAGATAGAAATTGGAGAGGTCGATTGTGCTGTGAGTAAACCAGTGTGTACCAAAGTTGATATCCATTCGTATCCTAAGTTTAAGGTCTTTTATGATGGAGAAGAAGTTGCTAAATATCAAG GACCAAGGGACGTCGAATcacttaaaaattttgttttagaagaaGCTGAAAAAGCAGCAGCAAAAGCACATCTTGGCATTGATAAAGAATTGTAA
- the LOC132164451 gene encoding vicilin-like seed storage protein At2g28490, protein MGSRAALFVLVLLLCYGLAIAVSFVEDEDWRREKEGGEEDWRREREERERGREREETEEEEETEDWFLLQDSKDVVKTNAGEMRVVRRLGGRILDRPMHIGFITMEPKSLFIPQYLDSSLILFIRRGEAKIGYIYKDALAERRLKTGDVYRIPAGSAFYLVNTGEGQRLHIICSIDTSESLGLRTFQSFFIGGGSYPTSVLAGFDRETLSHAFNVSYSQLREILSRQREGPIVYVEDSRSPSVWAKFLQMKQQDRLQQLKKMVPDDFQEEPVHRQEELTWSWRKLLNSMLGKETKRSDDKGTGKSPDSYNLYDRRPDFSNNYGWSVALDESDYDPLKHSGIGVYLVNLTAGAMMAPHVNPTATEYGIVLRGSGTIQVVYPNGTSAMNAKITEGDVFWVPKYFPFCQIASRTGPFEFFGFTTSARKNRPQFLVGASSVLQTMLGPELATAFGVDEERLREVVDAQQEAVILPSTWAAPPDDRKKMFARMPSIIKSFRNDMIMGFD, encoded by the exons ATGGGAAGCAGAGCAGCCCTTTTCGTCTTAGTACTTTTACTGTGCTATGGATTGGCAATTGCTGTAAGTTTTGTTGAAGACGAAGACTGGAGGCGTGAGAAGGAAGGGGGGGAGGAAGACTGGAGGCGGGAGAGGGAAGAGAGGGAAAGGGGGAGGGAGAGGGAAGAAacagaggaggaggaggaaacaGAGGATTGGTTCTTGCTTCAAGACTCGAAGGATGTGGTGAAGACCAATGCAGGGGAGATGAGAGTGGTGAGGCGCCTTGGAGGAAGGATTCTGGATAGGCCCATGCATATTGGATTTATCACCATGGAGCCCAAGTCTCTGTTCATTCCTCAGTACTTAGACTCCAGTTTGATTCTCTTCATCCGCAGAG GGGAAGCGAAGATTGGATATATATACAAAGATGCTCTGGCGGAGAGGCGATTGAAAACGGGGGACGTTTACCGGATTCCAGCCGGCTCGGCTTTCTACTTGGTGAACACAGGGGAGGGGCAGAGGCTTCACATTATCTGCAGCATTGACACTTCTGAGAGCTTGGGCCTTCGCACTTTCCAG TCTTTCTTCATTGGTGGAGGATCCTACCCAACATCTGTTCTTGCTGGATTTGATCGGGAAACGCTTTCGCATGCATTTAAC GTTTCATACTCACAACTGAGAGAGATCTTGAGCAGGCAACGGGAAGGTCCCATCGTTTACGTGGAAGATTCTCGTTCGCCAAGCGTGTGGGCGAAGTTCTTGCAAATGAAACAGCAAGACAGACTGCAACAGCTCAAGAAAATGGTGCCGGACGACTTCCAGGAAGAACCTGTTCATCGTCAAGAAGAGCTAACCTGGTCGTGGAGGAAGCTCTTGAATTCGATGTTGGGAAAGGAAACCAAGAGAAGCGACGACAAGGGCACCGGAAAATCGCCGGACTCCTACAACCTCTACGACAGACGCCCCGATTTCAGCAACAACTATGGATGGAGCGTTGCTCTCGATGAATCTGATTATGACCCTCTCAAACACTCCGGAATTGGCGTTTATCTCGTCAATCTCACTGCG GGAGCAATGATGGCGCCGCATGTGAATCCTACTGCAACAGAGTACGGCATTGTGTTAAGAGGATCTGGAACGATACAGGTTGTGTATCCGAATGGAACATCTGCCATGAACGCTAAGATAACGGAAGGGGACGTGTTCTGGGTGCCAAAATATTTCCCCTTCTGCCAAATCGCATCAAGAACTGGTCCATTTGAGTTCTTTGGATTCACGACGTCGGCAAGGAAGAACCGACCGCAGTTTTTGGTGGGTGCGAGCTCGGTTCTCCAGACCATGCTAGGCCCCGAGCTCGCCACCGCATTCGGTGTCGACGAGGAAAGACTACGGGAGGTCGTTGATGCTCAGCAAGAGGCTGTTATACTGCCGTCGACTTGGGCGGCGCCACCGGACGACAGGAAGAAGATGTTTGCGAGGATGCCGAGTATCATCAAGAGCTTTAGGAATGATATGATTATGGGTTTTGATTAG